CGCGGCGGCGCCGGCTATCCGACCGGCCTGAAATGGGACACGGTGGCCCTCCAGCCCCCCGGCCCCCGCTACGTGGTCTGCAACGCCGACGAGGGGGACCCCGGCGCCTTCATGGACCGCAGCGTGCTGGAGAGCGATCCCCACCGGCTGATCGAGGGGATGGCGATTGCCGCCTACGCGGTCGGTGCCGAGCGGGGCTTCGTCTACGTGCGGGCGGAGTATCCCCTGGCGATTGAGCGCCTGCGGCTGGCCCTCCAGCAGGCCCGCATCCGCCACCTGCTGGGCAACCACATTCACGGCACCCCCTTCAACCTGCGCCTGGAGGTGCGGGTGGGGGCCGGCGCCTACGTCTGCGGTGAAGAGACGGCCCTTTTGCTCTCCATCCAGGGCCAGCGGGGCATGCCCCAGCCCCGGCCCCCCTTCCCGGCCCAGTCGGGACTCTGGGGGGCGCCCACCCTGATCAACAACGTCGAGACCTTCACCGCCGTGCCGGCGATCCTGCGGCAGGGGGGCGACTGGTATGCGGCGATGGGCACCGAGCACAGCAAGGGCACCAAGGTGTTCGCCCTCTCCGGGGCGGTGGTCAACACCGGCCTGGTGGAGGTGCCGATGGGTACCCCCCTGCGCACCGTGGTGGAGGTGATCGGCGGCGGTGTGCCCGACGGTTCGCCGATCAAGGCGGTGCAGACGGGGGGGCCCTCGGGCGGCTGCATCCCGGCGGAGCGGCTCGACACCCCCGTCGACTACGAGAGCCTGCTGGAGCTGGGTTCGATGATGGGCTCCGGCGGCATGGTGGTGATGGGGGAGAGCACCTCCATGCCCGAGGTGGCGCGCCATTTCATGGGCTTCAGCGTCAACGAGAGCTGCGGCAAGTGCGTGCCCTGCCGCGCCGGCACCGTGCAGCTGGCCCAGCTGCTCGACCGCTTCGTGGAACGCCGGGCCACCCCCGCCGACCTGGAGCGCCTCGATGCCCTCTGCCAGATGGTGAAGGTCACCAGCCTCTGCGGCCTGGGCCAGTCGGCCCCCAATCCGGTGCTCAGCACCCTGCGCTGGTTCCGGCACGAATACGA
This genomic stretch from Cyanobium gracile PCC 6307 harbors:
- a CDS encoding NuoF family protein; the protein is MPSPVQVRCCDASGCRSAGSQGLRAALEGAREAAGLDASALTIKPVGCLRQCGSGPLVACDRPGRTRLFGGLSPELAGALITDALAADGEGDTAPASASDPLAPHRIDLDGPFFALQRPVVLEGCGQVNPESIDDALAFGTYAQLQRVLQELTPEQVRDEVRRSGLRGRGGAGYPTGLKWDTVALQPPGPRYVVCNADEGDPGAFMDRSVLESDPHRLIEGMAIAAYAVGAERGFVYVRAEYPLAIERLRLALQQARIRHLLGNHIHGTPFNLRLEVRVGAGAYVCGEETALLLSIQGQRGMPQPRPPFPAQSGLWGAPTLINNVETFTAVPAILRQGGDWYAAMGTEHSKGTKVFALSGAVVNTGLVEVPMGTPLRTVVEVIGGGVPDGSPIKAVQTGGPSGGCIPAERLDTPVDYESLLELGSMMGSGGMVVMGESTSMPEVARHFMGFSVNESCGKCVPCRAGTVQLAQLLDRFVERRATPADLERLDALCQMVKVTSLCGLGQSAPNPVLSTLRWFRHEYEAACREPVDCVGTGSVR